In a single window of the bacterium genome:
- a CDS encoding GspE/PulE family protein, which produces MDSKLLLKSLVDAGLLTQEALSSVLRESTSLQKDVESIIVERKIVAEPELAKVKSRIVGVPYKAVEAGSISDEVLKMVPEETARGYKILPIGLEKNLLIVGMLNPDDTAAQEALRFIGKQNKVSLGVYLITKSDLDAGLRRYAPFANEIQEAVKGLKLKGGETTARVVQLEEGGTRVAEEAPVIKIVASLIKEAVNINASDIHIEPQRTRLRIRYRVDGRLQEATSLPLALHQPIVSRVKVLSELKIDETRIPQDGRFRSALFGRDIDFRVSTFPTPTGEKVAIRVLDPTVGLKTLSDIGMLPLVEEKIRAAIQKPFGMVLVTGPTGSGKTTTLYALLQILNSEEANIVSLEDPVEYVVDGLNQSQVRPEIGYDFASGLRQILRQDPDIVMVGEIRDNETAALAVHAALTGHVVLSTLHTNNALSVIPRLIDMKVDAFLLPSALNIMLAQRLVARLCQKCKTESAPSEDLLAEIKKEADRLPAAVKKLLPEKGGYNIYHSPGCAACNGKGVEGRVALFEVLEMTKELGDVTTSGVTESKVAEEARRQGMVTMRQDGVVKALQGLVAMEEVLRETSE; this is translated from the coding sequence ATGGACTCCAAACTTCTTCTTAAATCATTAGTAGACGCCGGCCTCTTGACGCAAGAGGCGCTTTCCAGCGTGCTCCGCGAATCAACATCGCTCCAGAAAGACGTAGAGAGTATTATTGTTGAGCGGAAAATTGTTGCTGAGCCGGAATTGGCGAAAGTGAAAAGCCGCATTGTGGGTGTGCCGTACAAAGCCGTGGAGGCAGGCAGCATCAGCGATGAGGTGTTAAAAATGGTTCCGGAGGAGACCGCGCGTGGCTACAAAATTTTACCTATCGGGTTGGAGAAAAATCTGCTGATTGTCGGGATGCTGAATCCGGACGACACCGCGGCGCAGGAAGCCCTGCGGTTTATCGGAAAGCAAAACAAAGTGAGTTTGGGTGTGTATCTCATCACCAAAAGCGATCTCGACGCCGGGCTACGCCGCTACGCGCCGTTTGCAAATGAAATTCAGGAGGCGGTGAAGGGGCTGAAGTTGAAAGGTGGGGAGACCACGGCGCGCGTTGTGCAGTTGGAAGAAGGCGGGACACGTGTGGCGGAAGAGGCGCCGGTGATCAAAATCGTTGCGTCGCTTATTAAGGAAGCGGTAAATATCAACGCCTCCGACATTCACATTGAGCCGCAACGTACGCGTCTGCGCATCCGCTACCGCGTGGACGGCCGGTTGCAGGAGGCGACGTCGTTGCCGTTGGCGCTGCATCAACCGATTGTCTCGCGCGTGAAAGTGCTTTCGGAACTGAAGATTGATGAAACACGCATCCCGCAAGACGGCCGTTTTCGTTCGGCATTGTTCGGCCGCGACATCGACTTCCGCGTTTCCACATTTCCGACGCCGACGGGGGAGAAGGTGGCTATCCGTGTGCTTGACCCAACGGTGGGATTAAAAACATTGAGCGACATTGGCATGCTTCCGCTTGTTGAGGAAAAAATCCGCGCCGCCATTCAAAAACCGTTCGGTATGGTGCTCGTCACCGGCCCCACGGGCTCCGGAAAAACAACGACGCTCTACGCGCTCCTCCAGATTTTGAACAGCGAGGAGGCGAACATTGTGAGCTTGGAAGATCCGGTGGAGTATGTGGTGGACGGGTTGAACCAATCGCAGGTGCGTCCGGAGATCGGGTATGATTTTGCCTCCGGCTTGCGCCAGATTTTGCGGCAGGACCCCGACATCGTCATGGTCGGGGAAATCCGAGACAATGAAACCGCGGCGCTTGCCGTGCACGCGGCGCTTACCGGACACGTGGTACTCTCAACCCTTCACACAAATAACGCGTTAAGTGTTATCCCGCGTCTGATTGACATGAAGGTGGATGCGTTTTTGTTGCCGTCGGCGTTGAATATCATGTTGGCACAGCGGCTGGTGGCGCGTCTTTGCCAAAAATGTAAAACCGAAAGCGCTCCGTCCGAAGATTTGCTCGCGGAAATCAAAAAAGAAGCGGACCGGCTTCCGGCAGCGGTAAAAAAATTGTTGCCGGAAAAAGGCGGGTACAATATTTATCATTCGCCCGGATGCGCGGCGTGCAACGGCAAGGGCGTTGAAGGGCGCGTGGCGTTGTTCGAGGTGTTGGAAATGACCAAGGAGTTGGGTGACGTGACCACCAGCGGAGTCACCGAAAGCAAAGTTGCCGAGGAAGCGCGTCGGCAGGGGATGGTGACCATGCGCCAAGATGGTGTGGTCAAAGCCCTGCAGGGCCTCGTCGCTATGGAGGAAGTGCTTCGGGAAACGAGTGAATGA
- the pilM gene encoding type IV pilus assembly protein PilM encodes MEFNFFKNLFSPRTYLGVDIGTTSLKIVEMKRGKENVELLNYGYLESFDYLERANEAFQTSTLKLQEETVAKYLRALMKESGIAARPVIAALPSFSSFTTLIEVPMLSDEELGNSMQLQAKQYVPMPITEVKLDWQKVGERRDTDGRVLQQVLLISVPNEVISRYQNIFKRAGLNLLALEVEGVSLARALTTGTTGPSLVMDIGSRSTTIVVAEGGLMKFAGQTDFAGATLTQTVATGLKLGNRRAEEMKRHRGLTGAAGEYELFTLLCPMVDVIINEGMRVKKNYETLYKTAVSRIVLSGASANLPGLDRYIAKETGLAVSHAEPFAHITYPMRMAPFLSDLGPVLSVAIGLGQKEL; translated from the coding sequence ATGGAGTTTAATTTTTTTAAAAACCTTTTTTCTCCGCGCACCTATCTTGGCGTGGACATCGGCACCACGTCATTAAAAATCGTGGAGATGAAGCGCGGGAAAGAGAACGTCGAATTGTTGAACTACGGCTATCTGGAAAGTTTTGATTATTTGGAACGCGCGAACGAGGCGTTTCAGACGAGTACCTTAAAGTTGCAGGAGGAGACGGTGGCGAAATACTTGCGGGCACTCATGAAAGAAAGCGGTATTGCCGCGCGTCCGGTGATTGCCGCGCTTCCGTCGTTTTCATCGTTCACCACACTTATTGAAGTGCCGATGCTCTCGGACGAAGAGCTGGGTAATTCCATGCAGCTGCAGGCAAAACAGTATGTGCCGATGCCGATAACGGAAGTGAAGCTGGACTGGCAAAAAGTGGGGGAGCGGCGCGACACCGACGGCCGTGTGCTGCAGCAGGTGCTGCTCATTTCGGTGCCAAATGAAGTCATCAGCCGCTATCAGAACATTTTCAAGCGCGCGGGGTTGAACCTCCTGGCGCTGGAAGTTGAAGGTGTAAGTTTGGCGCGCGCCTTGACTACCGGTACTACCGGCCCATCGCTCGTGATGGACATCGGTTCGCGTTCAACAACGATAGTGGTCGCCGAAGGGGGATTGATGAAATTCGCGGGGCAGACCGATTTTGCGGGCGCGACGCTCACGCAAACCGTCGCGACGGGGTTAAAACTCGGTAATCGCCGCGCGGAAGAAATGAAGCGGCACCGTGGCTTGACCGGAGCGGCGGGAGAGTATGAGTTATTCACACTGCTGTGCCCAATGGTAGATGTTATAATAAATGAAGGAATGCGTGTAAAGAAAAATTACGAAACGCTGTATAAAACAGCCGTTTCACGCATCGTCCTTTCCGGCGCAAGCGCGAACTTGCCCGGTCTTGACCGTTACATCGCGAAAGAAACGGGTCTCGCGGTTTCGCACGCGGAACCGTTCGCGCATATCACCTACCCCATGCGTATGGCGCCATTTCTTTCAGATTTGGGGCCGGTACTTTCGGTGGCGATTGGGTTAGGACAAAAGGAGTTGTGA
- a CDS encoding ComF family protein, with the protein MTNPISSKQFAIRRQSPYHQYIMKIPSLAAIKDTVLDILFPPLCFACEKNLLPEEKTQNVCAACFGSIALFDTLFCSVCGARLPGNAKICHPEALYMLGSAASYRNEAVQKLIWRLKYGKLRAAAVPLAGLLAQYLTTLDYHFLGFTVLPVPLHADRFEERGFNQAELLATHVAAHLRLPLVTDVLQRVKATPAQAKMRDRAERSANLADAFAINPHSTAIAGKNILLVDDVFTTGATIGEAVRMLKTAGAKIVIALTIARAI; encoded by the coding sequence ATGACAAATCCTATAAGCTCTAAACAATTTGCCATTCGCCGGCAATCACCATACCATCAGTATATCATGAAAATCCCGTCGCTTGCGGCAATAAAAGACACGGTGCTGGACATTCTTTTCCCGCCGCTCTGTTTTGCGTGCGAGAAAAATCTTTTGCCGGAAGAAAAAACGCAAAATGTTTGCGCTGCGTGCTTTGGCAGCATCGCGCTTTTTGACACGCTGTTTTGTTCTGTTTGCGGCGCGCGGTTGCCCGGGAACGCGAAAATTTGTCACCCCGAGGCACTTTACATGCTAGGCAGCGCCGCCTCATACCGCAACGAAGCGGTGCAAAAACTCATATGGCGCTTGAAATATGGAAAATTGCGCGCTGCCGCCGTGCCGCTCGCCGGGCTTCTCGCGCAATATCTTACGACGCTTGATTATCATTTTTTGGGGTTCACTGTCTTGCCTGTGCCGCTTCACGCCGACCGGTTTGAGGAACGCGGCTTCAATCAGGCTGAACTACTTGCGACGCACGTTGCGGCGCATCTTCGCTTGCCGCTCGTAACGGACGTGCTTCAGCGCGTCAAAGCAACCCCCGCACAGGCAAAGATGCGCGATCGCGCGGAACGCAGCGCGAATCTTGCAGATGCGTTTGCGATAAATCCACACAGCACCGCCATCGCAGGAAAAAATATCCTACTCGTTGATGATGTGTTCACCACCGGCGCGACCATCGGCGAAGCCGTCCGGATGCTCAAAACCGCGGGCGCGAAAATAGTGATCGCCCTGACAATAGCCAGGGCGATATAG
- a CDS encoding PilT/PilU family type 4a pilus ATPase translates to MTEHQQKLNELLLTTATQNASDLHIAVGRKPIIRVDGALIPLQKEPVITPEEATGLIMALLTPEQKKQLEEEKEIDFAYAFEDKARFRVNVYSQRGFLAAALRLIPAKIQTIEELNLPPILHDFTKLSQGFILVVGPAGHGKSTTIAAMTDEVNHTRMDHIITIEDPIEYLFEQDRAIISQREVKLDTPTFHRALRSLLRQDPDVVMIGEMRDHISFSTALTAAETGHLVFSTLHTNSASQTIDRIIDTFPAEQQGQVTSQLAATLVAIVSERLVSKVDGGRVPACEIMIVNSAIRNLIRERKSYQIDLVIETSMQEGMMSLNRSLVNLVKQRMITPEVAETYSQNPSELRILLQRI, encoded by the coding sequence ATGACCGAACATCAACAAAAACTGAACGAATTATTATTGACCACCGCGACGCAGAACGCGTCGGATTTGCATATTGCCGTCGGACGGAAGCCCATCATCCGGGTTGACGGCGCGCTTATTCCGCTTCAAAAAGAACCCGTCATAACGCCGGAGGAGGCGACCGGGCTTATTATGGCGCTCTTGACTCCGGAGCAAAAGAAACAGCTTGAGGAAGAAAAAGAAATTGATTTCGCATACGCCTTCGAAGACAAGGCCCGCTTTCGCGTGAACGTGTATTCCCAGCGTGGATTTTTGGCGGCGGCGCTTCGTCTTATTCCTGCCAAAATCCAAACGATTGAAGAGCTGAACCTGCCGCCAATTTTACACGATTTCACGAAACTTTCGCAAGGTTTCATTCTCGTGGTCGGTCCCGCCGGTCACGGCAAGTCCACAACCATCGCCGCGATGACCGATGAAGTGAACCATACGCGCATGGACCACATCATCACGATTGAAGATCCGATTGAATATCTATTTGAACAGGACCGCGCCATCATCTCCCAGCGCGAAGTGAAGCTGGACACGCCAACATTTCATCGCGCGCTTCGCTCGCTCCTTCGGCAAGATCCGGACGTCGTGATGATCGGCGAAATGCGCGACCACATATCGTTTTCCACCGCGTTGACCGCCGCCGAAACTGGACACTTGGTGTTTTCAACGTTGCACACTAACTCCGCTTCGCAGACCATTGACCGCATCATTGACACCTTCCCGGCGGAACAGCAGGGTCAGGTGACTTCGCAATTGGCCGCGACGCTCGTCGCCATTGTCTCCGAACGGCTGGTGAGCAAAGTGGACGGAGGCAGGGTGCCTGCCTGTGAAATCATGATTGTGAACTCCGCCATCCGCAATCTTATCCGCGAGCGCAAGTCCTATCAAATTGACCTCGTGATTGAAACAAGTATGCAGGAGGGGATGATGTCGCTGAACCGTTCGCTCGTGAATTTGGTGAAACAGCGGATGATCACGCCGGAAGTCGCGGAAACTTATTCGCAAAATCCGTCGGAATTAAGAATTCTTCTTCAAAGGATTTAA